Part of the Kiloniellales bacterium genome, GCGTCGACGCCACGCCGAATCCGGGCGGCACCATGACCTATCGGGTCGACCATGAAGAGCACGGCCTCCTCGGGACGCATCGGCTGACCTTCTCCCGGAAGGGCGCGAACCTGGTGGTCGACGTCGACAGCGAGATCGCCGTCGAGTTCTTCAGCATGACCGTCTTCCGCTATGCCGCCAAGCGCCGCGAGGTCTGGCGCGACGGCCGTATGATTGCCTATGAGAGCGACACCCACGACGACGGAACCGATATTCGCGTGACCGCCGAAGCGGCCCAAGACGGTTTGATAATCGCGGGCCCGTCAGGCCGGCGCATGGCCGCGCTGGGCGTCTTCCCGACCCACCCCTGGAACCGGGCGATCGTCGACGCCGAGGTGCTGATGCACACGACCACCGGCGAGCTCCTGGAAGTCGCCGTGACCGAGATCGGCCCCGAGACGCTGATCATCGATGGCCGTGCGATCGAGACGACGAAGTACCGGATGAGCGGCGATCACGACCGGGAGATCTGGTTCGATGACCGGGGAGACTGGGTGCGCCTGCGCTTCTACGAGTACGGCGACGCCGTGACCTACACGCTGATGGACCCGCATAGCGCCCACGATCTCGCCGAGCGCTGAACTCGGCGACACGCGGGGTATCACCCTTCTCGAGACCGACGGCGGCTTCGCACCTCGCCGAACGCCGGGCCAAGGCGAGCGACGGGTGCCAGCTGCATCCCGAACAGTCCAACTCGGCCATCGTCCGTCTGGGATTTAACATTAAGAAACAGTGGAATAAGAAATATTCTCCGATCTTATGATGTATTTTGTTGACAGGATCACATCCCTGTTGTGGGATCGTCTTGCGCCTCTTTGAGCCGTCAGCTTGCGGGCGCATGAGAAGTTGAGCTAAAGCGACGGGAGCAGGAAACCGCCCCCGCGCCGTTCGGAGGCGGTTTTTTTTGGCTCTGGTCCCGGCCTCGCAGGGACCCGCGGGATTTGATTGGGCAGCTTGCGACCGCGTCTTCAATCGCTAAAGCGCCACGGGAAGTGATCCCGTGGGCCCGGTGTGAGACCACCTGGAGGTTCCCATGGGACGATACGCCACCACCGACTCCCCAACCCACCCAAAAGCATCGGAAGACTCCCTGCGCCGCGGCCCGACCCTGCGCGCGAAGGGCTTTCGCCGGATAGGCGGCCGGCCATGAGGTACTTTCCCGCCTTCATGGATCTCAAGGGCCGCTCCTGCCTGGTGGTCGGCGGCGGCGCGCTGGCGGCGCGCAAGGTCCGCCCGCTGCTGGCCGCCGGCGCGGCCGTCACCGTGGTCGCGCCCCGACTTGGCGCGGATCTCGAGGCGCGCCGGGCGGCCAGCGAGATCGCCTGGACCGCGCGCGGCTTCGTCGACGGGGATCTGTCCGGCCGCGCCCTGGCGATCTCGGCGACCGGGTCGGCGGCGGTCGATGAGCGGGTCGCCGAGGCGGCGCGCCGTGCCGGCGTCCCGGTCAACGTGGTCGACCGAAGCGAGCTTTGCAGCTTCGTCTTCCCGGCGATCGTCGACCGCGACCCCCTCGTGGTCGCCATCTCCAGCGGCGGCGCCTCGCCGGTTCTGGCGCGCCGGCTGCGCGAGCGCCTCGAGGCACTGCTGCCAGCCGGACTCGGGCGC contains:
- a CDS encoding DUF6134 family protein, with the protein product MAPRAAGLALLAVLAGVDGVDATPNPGGTMTYRVDHEEHGLLGTHRLTFSRKGANLVVDVDSEIAVEFFSMTVFRYAAKRREVWRDGRMIAYESDTHDDGTDIRVTAEAAQDGLIIAGPSGRRMAALGVFPTHPWNRAIVDAEVLMHTTTGELLEVAVTEIGPETLIIDGRAIETTKYRMSGDHDREIWFDDRGDWVRLRFYEYGDAVTYTLMDPHSAHDLAER